From a region of the Pochonia chlamydosporia 170 chromosome Unknown PCv3seq00015, whole genome shotgun sequence genome:
- a CDS encoding structural toxin protein RtxA (similar to Aspergillus oryzae RIB40 XP_001816707.1): protein MSDYSPNGNTRPYTMLCGSLPRASGNVRDAYVRFLAIRDPAERFSDGVYPPPVMFTFRLRWITRPILSESPLGLASKQTILHSEPVVLARPKMASATIVRFSLIFYAPPSAVQACKTAIFRAGAGRHSGPGNYTECCWSTMGTGQFRPGDAANPHIGRVGELEETPEVRVETLCVGEDVARKAVESLKSVHPYEEPVYVVARLEDF from the exons ATGTCAGATTACAGCCCCAACGGGAACACCCGCCCGTACACAATGCTGTGTGGGTCCTTACCACGGGCCTCGGGCAATGTTCGCGACGCGTACGTTCGGTTCCTGGCAATCAGGGATCCGGCCGAGCGATTTTCCGATGGTGTGTATCCTCCTCCCGTTATGTTCACGTTTCGTCTTCGGTGGATCACTCGACCCATTCTCTCCGAATCACCTTTGGGTCTCGCGTCCAAACAAACTATTCTGCATTCAGAGCCTGTCGTGCTAGCAAGACCGAAAATGGCGTCAGCTACCATTGTTCGGTTCAGCCTCATATTTTACGCGCCACCTTCTGCCGTTCAGGCTTGCAAGACTGCCATCTTCAGAGCCGGCGCTGGCCGCCACTCTGGCCCAGGAAACTACACTGAATGCTGTTGGTCTACAATGGGAACTGGGCAGTTCCGTCCCGGAGACGCAGCCAACCCTCATATCGGAAGAGTTGGTGAATTGGAAGAGACACCTGAGGTTCGGGTTGAAACCCTATGTGTAGGCGAGGACGTTGCCCGGAAGGCTGTCGAATCGCTGAAGTC TGTTCATCCTTACGAGGAGCCTGTTTATGTCGTAGCCAGATTGGAGGACTTTTGA
- a CDS encoding ankyrin repeats (3 copies) domain-containing protein, protein MDSSVPEEPLRDSYNHSGSGDIFSAPGGKATKNVYHGATNVYHGTDERLDLPQDCWKSLAFPEMDSRFHDIEDAAVGTCKWLSEHKAYKDWAASNQALLWIKGKPGSGKSTLLRYTRNHAMEAPNIGEEASILSFFFHGRGSELQKTQLGLFRSLLYQLREIPEALSHVVDAFRQRCETVGKPGEKWSWHPVELRNFFKSSILKALKTRPLWLFIDALDECGEENARSLVREFTSLQNRFLSTELKDFHICFTCRHYPILDLDDSLEICVENENSLDISTFVRGQLSTFHEQVPSTIPGLITKRANGVFLWAWLVVKRVLDLHLEGAGLKRMETVIFSVPQELDTVYDKLLRKMRPDSVTLIQWICFATRPLSLDELRWALLIDPDCPHRSLDDCQKTGEYPSNEDRMRRRVQTLSCGLAEVTSETKVVQFIHQSVKDFLVETGLSALAGTPNSAEALASSQADLEGKAHYVLSRTCIRYLAMNEVAQSTMRDGNSLKSAFPLLHYATTSWVTHAKQSELRGVSQDDLLRYFDWPSEALVQVWVGVYRILSRYSDDCPEDGTKMIHIVSRHGLLGPLRVITRTVRQDSAFIDAKDGCGRTALSYAAENGHEAAVKQLLAPGETRSVKAIMKLLLAKGGKAKSKDNDGRTPLSWAAANGHEAIVKLLLDKGAKAKSEDYSGRTPLSWAAANGHEAIVKLLVDKGAEIESKDDYGKTPLSRAAANGHEAMVKLLVDKGADVESKDGYGQTPLSRAAANGHEAMVKLLVDKGADVESKDSYGHTPLWRAIEKGHEAMVKLLVDKGADVESKDVLGRTPLSRAIENGHEAMVKLLVDKGADVESKDSYGRTPLWQATEKGHEAMVKLLLDKGADVESKDSYGRTPLSRAIEKGHEVMVKLLLDKGADVESKDSYGRTTLWWATEKGHEAMVKLLVDKGADVESKDVLGRTPLSRAAANGHEVMVKLLVDKGADVESKDRYGQTPLSRAAANGHEAIVKRLQPNLPS, encoded by the exons ATGGACTCATCCGTGCCAGAAGAGCCGTTAAGAGACAGTTACAACCACAGTGGCTCTGGCGACATATTCAGCGCTCCTGGCGGTAAGGCGACCAAGAATGTGTATCATGGTGCCACGAATGTGTATCATG GCACGGACGAGCGCTTAGATCTGCCACAAGATTGCTGGAAATCGTTGGCTTTTCCGGAGATGGACAGTCGGTTCCACGATATCGAGGACGCGGCAGTGGGGACATGCAAATGGTTATCTGAACACAAAGCGTACAAGGACTGGGCGGCTTCCAATCAGGCCCTGCTCTGGATCAAGGGCAAACCTGGCTCCGGGAAATCGACGTTGCTGCGGTACACTCGGAACCATGCCATGGAAGCACCCAACATCGGAGAGGAAGCCTCAATCCTTTCGTTCTTCTTCCACGGGCGTGGTTCGGAACTCCAAAAGACGCAGCTGGGACTCTTCCGGTCTCTTCTTTACCAGCTCCGCGAGATACCTGAAGCACTGTCGCATGTCGTGGATGCTTTCCGACAGCGGTGCGAAACTGTCGGCAAGCCGGGCGAAAAGTGGTCGTGGCACCCTGTGGAGTTGCGCAACTTCTTTAAATCTTCAATTCTGAAGGCACTAAAGACCCGACCCCTTTGGTTATTCATCGACGCGTTAGACGAATGTGGTGAAGAAAACGCGAGGAGCTTAGTTAGAGAGTTCACATCCTTGCAGAACAGGTTCCTGTCCACCGAGTTGAAAGACTTCCACATCTGTTTCACATGTCGTCACTACCCGATTCTGGATCTGGATGACTCGCTGGAAATATGTGTAGAGAACGAAAATAGTCTAGATATATCGACTTTCGTGCGGGGCCAGCTCTCTACTTTCCATGAGCAGGTGCCATCTACGATTCCAGGCTTAATTACTAAACGCGCTAACGGCGTTTTCTTatgggcttggctggtggtgaagcgAGTTCTGGACCTTCACCTGGAGGGTGCTGGGTTGAAGCGGATGGAGACTGTTATCTTTTCCGTCCCGCAAGAGCTTGACACCGTATACGACAAACTACTtcggaagatgaggccggATTCTGTGACACTTATTCAATGGATCTGCTTTGCAACGCGGCCATTGTCACTAGACGAATTGCGATGGGCATTACTCATCGATCCCGATTGCCCGCATAGGTCTTTGGACGACTGCCAGAAAACGGGCGAGTATCCATCTAACGAGGACAGGATGAGGAGACGGGTTCAGACACTCAGCTGCGGTCTTGCTGAAGTCACGTCTGAGACGAAGGTCGTGCAGTTCATCCACCAGTCCGTCAAGGACTTTTTGGTCGAGACGGGCCTATCTGCTCTAGCTGGGACGCCGAATTCGGCCGAAGCCTTGGCGTCCTCTCAGGCGGATTTGGAAGGGAAAGCACACTATGTGCTGTCTAGGACGTGCATAAGGTACCTGGCAATGAATGAGGTCGCTCAGAGCACAATGCGCGACGGAAATAGCTTGAAGTCTGCCTTTCCTCTGTTACATTATGCTACGACATCGTGGGTGACACACGCAAAGCAAAGCGAGCTAAGGGGGGTCTCTCAGGATGACCTCCTACGCTATTTCGACTGGCCGTCGGAAGCGCTGGTGCAGGTATGGGTGGGGGTTTACCGTATACTATCGCGATACTCAGACGACTGCCCAGAAGACGGGACAAAAATGATACACATCGTGTCGCGACATGGGCTACTAGGGCCATTACGGGTTATAACACGGACGGTAAGGCAGGACAGCGCTTTCATCGATGCGAAGGATGGCTGCGGTCGGACCGCGTTGTCGTACGCAGCCGAGAATGGACACGAAGCCGCTGTGAAGCAGCTCCTGGCGCCTGGGGAAACTAGAAGTGTTAAGGCCATAATGAAGCTGCTTCTCGCCAAAGGCGGCAAAGCCAAGTCGAAAGATAACGACGGTCGGACGCCGCTGTCGTGGGCCGCCGcgaacgggcacgaggccatcgtcaagttgctcctcgacaagggcgcCAAAGCCAAGTCGGAAGATTACAGTGGTCGGACGCCGTTGTCGTGGGCCGCCGcgaacgggcacgaggccatcgtcaagctgctcgtcgaCAAGGGCGCCGAAATTGAGTCGAAAGATGACTACGGTAAGACGCCGCTGTCGCGGGCCGCCGcgaacgggcacgaggccatggtcaagctgctcgtcgacaagggcgccgacgtcgagtcgAAAGATGGCTACGGTCAAACGCCGCTGTCGCGGGCCGCCGcgaacgggcacgaggccatggtcaagctgctcgtcgacaagggcgccgacgtcgagtcgAAAGATAGCTACGGTCATACGCCGCTGTGGCGGGCAATCGAGaaggggcacgaggccatggtcaagctgctcgtcgacaagggcgccgacgtcgagtcgAAAGATGTCCTCGGTCGGACGCCGCTGTCTCGTGCAATCGagaacgggcacgaggccatggtcaagctgctcgtcgaCAAGGGCGCTGACGTCGAGTCGAAAGATAGCTACGGTCGGACGCCGCTGTGGCAGGCTACCGAGaaggggcacgaggccatggtcaagctgctcctcgacaagggcgccgacgtcgagtcgAAAGATAGCTACGGTCGGACGCCGCTGTCTCGTGCAATCGAGAAGGGGCACGAGGTcatggtcaagctgctcctcgacaagggcgcTGACGTCGAGTCGAAAGATAGCTACGGTCGGACGACGCTGTGGTGGGCTACCGAGaaggggcacgaggccatggtcaagctgctcgtcgacaagggcgccgacgtcgagtcgAAAGATGTCCTCGGTCGGACGCCGCTGTCTCGTGCCGCCGCGAACGGGCACGAGGTcatggtcaagctgctcgtcgacaagggcgccgacgtcgagtcgAAAGATCGCTACGGTCAAACGCCGCTGTCGCGGGCCGCCGcgaacgggcacgaggccatcgtcaagcgGCTGCAGCCTAACCTACCATCGTAA
- a CDS encoding ankyrin repeat and SAM domain-containing protein 6 (similar to Cordyceps militaris CM01 XP_006665267.1): MPWVSSRCVSVPLSQLKWLDSINQIDIPERGAQVKQMRRIYESAKTVVIWLGPDEDQKAALAVDSVRQITNFLCRTLGISPEHLSSVEEVYHEIVFQNRHRIPLPQECDFVTKNMWESLLWLYRQPYFTRVWVIQEINANKHRLAYCGNEIIEWDAIELVAGYIILETDFSKTHGFTDAYCWWASTAPSELRQAKNWLHMLYLASNFGATDSRDVVYGLRGMMNCEEGGWLLDPDYSKSTVEVYRQTVEAAFVNYKSTNALLYVSGVEDPSWIPRWDRPMLFRNPFRFGKPVPWKPAGKSRPVWSIDKNKNILSLSGFVLDSIEYAEPYYETFFGSTIMASEEGKLELNRAWNRILGMMAKSLPGVPFENSILAATSISFSFGLDHKCQPSDEVPLFRNFVAYLKKVLDEETYNKYVSKATSEECKDGDGDVFGKPVWDFNYPVASFFITKTKMIGCCIASTAPGDFIYVPHGCTYPLVLRPNSDQFRIRGFCFVHGIMKGESQNSAGRMVDIR; this comes from the coding sequence ATGCCCTGGGTGAGTAGCCGCTGCGTCTCCGTTCCGTTGTCACAACTAAAATGGCTTGATAGCATCAATCAGATAGACATCCCTGAGCGTGGTGCCCAGGTCAAGCAGATGCGGAGAATCTATGAAAGCGCAAAAACCGTCGTGATATGGCTTGGGCCGGATGAAGACCAAAAAGCAGCTCTAGCCGTCGACTCAGTCCGTCAAATCACCAACTTCCTGTGTCGGACACTGGGTATCTCGCCTGAACACCTATCATCAGTGGAGGAAGTTTACCACGAGATTGTTTTCCAAAATCGGCATCGCATTCCCCTTCCTCAAGAATGTGACTTCGTCACCAAAAACATGTGGGAGTCGCTACTTTGGCTCTATAGACAACCGTACTTTACCAGAGTGTGGGTCATTCAGGaaatcaacgccaacaagcATCGACTGGCCTACTGTGGCAACGAGATCATCGAGTGGGATGCAATTGAGCTTGTCGCTGGCTATATTATCCTCGAAACAGACTTCTCTAAAACCCATGGCTTTACAGATGCGTACTGCTGGTGGGCGTCAACCGCCCCGTCAGAGCTCCGGCAAGCCAAGAACTGGCTGCACATGCTATACCTCGCGTCCAACTTTGGTGCCACCGATTCGAGGGACGTGGTATATGGTCTCCGAGGAATGATGAACTGCGAGGAAGGCGGCTGGCTGCTAGACCCCGATTATAGCAAGTCTACAGTCGAAGTATATCGCCAAACTGTTGAAGCCGCCTTTGTGAACTATAAGTCAACAAATGCTCTACTGTACGTCTCCGGCGTCGAGGATCCCTCATGGATACCCCGTTGGGATCGTCCTATGCTGTTTCGCAACCCTTTTCGGTTTGGAAAACCAGTTCCGTGGAAACCAGCGGGCAAGTCGCGACCAGTGTGGAGCATTGATAAGAACAAGAACATTTTGTCTCTCTCTGGCTTCGTCCTTGATTCTATCGAATACGCCGAGCCCTACTACGAAACCTTCTTTGGCAGCACAATCATGGCTTCGGAAGAAGGAAAACTCGAGCTGAACAGAGCCTGGAATAGGATTCTCGGCATGATGGCGAAGAGTCTGCCAGGCGTACCATTCGAGAACAGTATTCTTGCAGCTACATCaatttccttctcttttgGATTGGACCACAAGTGTCAACCATCCGACGAAGTTCCCTTATTTCGGAACTTCGTCGCCTATCTAAAAAAAGTGCTCGACGAGGAAACATATAATAAATACGTATCAAAAGCCACATCCGAGGAATGCAAAGACGGTGACGGGGATGTGTTTGGCAAGCCTGTTTGGGATTTCAATTACCCGGTAGCTAGCTTTTTCATTACCAAAACGAAAATGATTGGGTGTTGCATCGCGTCAACTGCCCCTGGGGACTTTATTTACGTTCCCCACGGTTGCACATATCCGCTGGTACTGCGGCCAAACAGCGATCAGTTTCGCATTAGAGGGTTTTGTTTCGTTCATGGCATCATGAAAGGAGAGAGTCAGAATTCTGCCGGAAGAATGGTTGACATCCGTTGA
- a CDS encoding SesB protein (similar to Metarhizium robertsii ARSEF 23 XP_007824494.1), producing the protein MEKLRSWFSWRRQRPTSDNSRNHQAQAPSHDHRVLSGEADTRPSALNAPDQPFPDGVEILHDCHDAHVDICFVHGLTGNRNSTWTAKGQPAPWPKTLLPPRLSKARIITYGYDAYIVRKSVASTNGLTDHAKNLLNDVTTNRAGSNASSSRPLIFVAHSLGGLICKEAILLSRNNPEAHLRGIFDCTKGIIFMGTPHRGSWMADWAKIPAYTLGVVKSTNKSLLKVLETDDKYLQSVQDRFWSMIREQQKAGCDIEVTCFFEELPLSAVGEVVPRASATLEGYNAISIHANHSDMVKFGSADDNGFKRLLGELVRWEPQVGKSATRQLPLSTKESRLEKPVSSSFINYGSGDMLNAPGGTVTKSNFAGASFPGPVSFGNSQT; encoded by the coding sequence ATGGAGAAGTTACGATCCTGGTTTTCTTGGCGAAGGCAGCGCCCGACCAGCGACAATTCACGAAACCATCAAGCGCAGGCTCCGAGCCACGACCACAGGGTGCTAAGCGGCGAGGCAGACACCAGGCCATCAGCTTTGAACGCTCCGGATCAGCCCTTCCCAGACGGGGTGGAAATTCTGCACGACTGCCATGACGCCCACGTCGACATCTGCTTCGTTCACGGTTTAACAGGAAATCGCAACAGCACCTGGACTGCCAAAGGGCAGCCCGCACCCTGGCCGAAAACGCTCCTGCCGCCGAGGCTCAGCAAGGCTCGCATAATTACGTACGGGTACGACGCGTACATTGTGCGGAAGTCGGTCGCATCGACAAACGGGCTGACCGATCATGCCAAGAACCTGTTGAACGACGTGACAACCAACAGAGCCGGATCAAATGCATCCTCCTCTCGACCGCTAATCTTTGTCGCTCACAGCCTCGGCGGCCTCATCTGCAAGGAAGCCATTCTGCTCTCCCGAAACAACCCCGAGGCCCATCTCCGAGGCATATTTGATTGCACCAAGGGCATTATATTCATGGGCACTCCGCACAGGGGATCCTGGATGGCAGACTGGGCTAAGATACCCGCTTATACTCTTGGGGTTGTAAAGTCCACCAACAAGTCTCTTTTGAAGGTTCTAGAGACCGACGACAAGTACCTGCAATCCGTTCAAGATCGGTTTTGGTCTATGATACGGGAACAGCAGAAGGCCGGCTGTGATATTGAGGTTACATGCTTCTTTGAAGAGCTTCCTTTGTCTGCGGTCGGGGAAGTCGTCCCCAGGGCCTCGGCCACTCTTGAAGGTTACAATGCAATTAGCATTCACGCTAACCATAGCGACATGGTGAAGTTTGGTTCCGCAGATGACAATGGATTTAAAAGGCTGCTTGGCGAGCTGGTCAGATGGGAGCCACAAGTCGGGAAATCAGCAACCCGTCAACTACCACTATCGACGAAAGAATCCCGGCTTGAGAAGCCGGTCAGCTCGTCTTTTATTAACTACGGGTCTGGTGACATGCTTAACGCTCCTGGGGGAACAGTAACAAAGAGCAATTTTGCTGGCGCCTCTTTCCCTGGGCCTGTAAGTTTTGGCAACAGTCAGACCTGA
- a CDS encoding kinesin (similar to Aspergillus oryzae RIB40 XP_001819786.2), which translates to MRLLRMNSDGTFSLIQFREHDVPSYAILSHTWRGEHEPTFQDVIGSTTAKTNENDPNFDKLYFCGKQAKKDRLQYFWVDTCCIDKTSSAELSEAINSMFSWYQRSSKCYVLLTDVSLHFANNDLDQIHSKLRQSRWFTRGWTLQELLASPSVEFFSREEEPFGSKKSLEKQISEITGIPIAALQGNPLSYFSTEEKLTWMEKRQTTREEDSVYSLLGIFDLHMPAMYGEGRQHALQRLQSEIERQLGKYPTYNKKSETQHPVNKWIVPFERNFRFTDRESELAELESKLFANNQYTRIAVCGLGGVGKTQLVLELLHRVRQKDKSCSAIWIQATSMESLDQGYHTVARQLGISDSGAKDVDIKKLVQDYLNGDSAGQWILVYDNADDIQMWIDKTGSKTQQSSCLIDYIPRSKAGRVIFTTRDRKVGVKLAQQSVMEVPKMTEITAIHMLQNCLIDKALVDTRPGEARAMLAWLTHLPLAIAQATAYINENGITLADYLALVECQEQEIIGLLTEEFEDDARYSDSKNPVATTWLISFQQIQQRDPLAAEYMSFMACVDHKNVPQFLLPPGPSRKQEMDAIGTLGAYSFITRRAEDSALDLHRLVQLTIRNWLRNKGALAEWTRKAAARLEEAFPDHEHRNRATWRAYLPHARHILESPLIAKDDQSRMDLEWKIALCYYSDGRFNEAAAYFREVMEFRTSVLGAEHPDTLRSVGKLALAYHAQSLFPEAKALGLRAMEGQKRILGEEDPETLSTMSHLAMTYSDLSQWKEAEELELRTLELRKRVLSVEHPDTLVGMSNLVYLYNCQGWWDEAERLGKETITARKKVLGVEHPDTLLSIGNLAHTYNNQGRYREAEELLVQVMNIRIRVLGEDHPHTLSGMSNLGVSYHNQGRWDEAEVMQSRVVAARKDLLGPEHFSTLTSMAHLSLTYHSQGRQTEAEELGVQVMELRKKVLGPEHHHTLTSMSNLASIYFSDGQSAKAEELLLQALAIRIRVMGMEHHHTLTCMEQLAAMYRKQGRLVESEDLETQVTDARNKAMS; encoded by the coding sequence ATGCGCCTTTTGCGAATGAATAGTGATGGAACCTTTAGCTTGATACAATTTCGCGAGCACGACGTCCCCAGCTACGCAATTTTGTCCCACACTTGGCGGGGCGAGCATGAGCCGACATTCCAAGACGTCATTGGTTCAACAACAGCGAAGACGAACGAAAACGATCCGAACTTCGACAAACTATATTTCTGTGGAAAACAGGCGAAGAAAGACAGATTGCAATATTTCTGGGTTGATACCTGCTGCATCGACAAGACTAGCAGCGCTGAACTAAGCGAAGCAATCAATTCCATGTTTAGCTGGTATCAGCGCTCTAGTAAATGCTACGTGCTTCTAACTGACGTTTCATTACATTTTGCAAATAACGATTTAGACCAGATACACTCCAAACTACGGCAGAGTCGGTGGTTTACTCGAGGGTGGACATTGCAAGAGCTTCTAGCATCTCCTTCAGTTGAATTCTTCTCGCGAGAAGAGGAACCATTTGGCTCCAAGAAATCTTTAGAAAAGCAGATTTCCGAGATTACAGGAATCCCCATCGCTGCTCTCCAAGGCAATCCTCTTTCTTACTTTAGTACGGAGGAGAAACTTACTTGGATGGAAAAGAGACAAACTACACGCGAAGAGGACAGCGTTTATTCATTGCTCGGTATTTTCGATCTTCACATGCCGGCAATGTATGGGGAAGGAAGACAACACGCACTTCAGCGCCTCCAGTCAGAGATTGAGAGGCAGTTGGGAAAGTACCCTACCTACAACAAGAAATCTGAAACCCAACACCCAGTCAATAAATGGATTGTGCCCTTTGAAAGGAACTTTCGTTTCACTGATCGCGAATCAGAGCTTGCCGAACTTGAGAGTAAGCTCTTCGCTAACAATCAATATACGCGAATTGCGGTTTGTGGACTTGGAGGGGTGGGGAAGACTCAGCTTGTGCTGGAGCTCCTTCACCGAGTAAGGCAGAAGGACAAGAGCTGCTCTGCCATTTGGATACAGGCTACCAGCATGGAGAGTCTGGATCAAGGGTACCATACTGTTGCTCGGCAGTTGGGAATCTCCGACTCTGGCGCAAAAGATGTGGACATTAAGAAACTGGTCCAAGACTATCTGAATGGGGACAGCGCAGGCCAGTGGATACTGGTCTATGACAACGCCGACGATATCCAAATGTGGATCGATAAAACGGGATCTAAAACTCAGCAGTCGAGTTGTTTGATTGACTACATTCCAAGGAGTAAAGCTGGACGAGTCATTTTCACGACACGAGACAGAAAGGTTGGTGTCAAACTCGCACAACAGAGTGTGATGGAAGTTCCCAAGATGACAGAAATTACCGCAATACATATGCTGCAAAATTGTTTAATCGACAAAGCACTTGTCGACACGAGACCTGGCGAGGCAAGAGCaatgcttgcttggcttACCCATCTCCCGCTTGCGATCGCCCAAGCAACGGCATATATCAACGAGAATGGGATCACATTGGCGGACTACTTGGCGCTAGTAGAAtgtcaagaacaagaaattATCGGCTTACTCACCGAGGAATTCGAGGACGATGCGAGATATTCTGACTCGAAGAACCCAGTGGCCACGACCTGGCTGATATCTTTCCAACAAATCCAACAACGTGACCCCCTCGCAGCAGAGTACATGTCTTTTATGGCTTGTGTTGATCACAAGAACGTTCCACAGTTTCTCCTCCCGCCAGGGCCCTCGCGGAAGCAGGAGATGGATGCTATTGGGACGTTGGGTGCCTATTCGTTCATCACCAGGCGGGCCGAAGATTCGGCACTTGATTTGCATAGGCTCGTGCAGCTCACGATCCGAAACTGGCTTCGAAATAAAGGAGCACTTGCTGAGTGGACCCGTAAAGCCGCTGCGCGATTGGAAGAGGCTTTTCCAGACCATGAACACAGGAACAGGGCGACCTGGAGGGCATATCTCCCCCATGCACGACACATCTTGGAGTCCCCGCTGATCGCAAAGGATGATCAGAGCAGGATGGACCTAGAGTGGAAGATTGCATTGTGCTATTATAGCGACGGTCGCTTCAACGAGGCAGCGGCCTACTTTCGAGAAGTAATGGAGTTTCGAACATCTGTGCTTGGTGCGGAGCATCCGGATACGCTGAGAAGTGTTGGAAAGTTGGCTCTGGCTTACCATGCACAGAGTTTGTTTCCAGAAGCCAAGGCACTTGGACTGAGGGCGATGGAAGGTCAAAAAAGAATACTCGGCGAGGAAGACCCAGAGACGCTGTCTACGATGAGTCACTTAGCCATGACATATAGCGATCTGTCTCAGtggaaagaagcagaagagctggagctACGAACTCTGGAACTTCGGAAGCGAGTTCTTTCAGTTGAACATCCTGACACTCTCGTCGGTATGAGTAACTTGGTATATTTGTACAATTGCCAAGGTTGGTGGGACGAGGCCGAGAGGCTTGGAAAAGAGACAATCACGGCGCGCAAGAAAGTGCTCGGCGTTGAGCATCCCGACACTCTACTAAGTATAGGGAACCTAGCACACACGTACAACAATCAGGGCCGGTATCGAGAAGCTGAAGAGTTACTGGTCCAGGTGATGAATATCCGCATCAGAGTGCTGGGGGAAGACCATCCACATACATTGAGCGGCATGAGCAATCTTGGGGTTAGTTACCACAACCAGGGTCGGTGGGACGAGGCGGAAGTGATGCAGTCACGGGTTGTAGCGGCCCGGAAAGACCTGTTAGGACCAGAGCATTTCTCCACTCTGACAAGCATGGCTCATCTATCGTTGACGTACCATAGCCAAGGTAGACAGACCGAGGCAGAAGAGCTAGGTGTGCAAGTGATGGAACTGCGCAAGAAGGTCCTCGGCCCAGAACATCATCATACTCTGACGAGTATGAGCAATCTTGCATCTATTTACTTTAGTGACGGGCAGTCAGCAAAGGCTGAGGAACTGTTGTTACAGGCATTGGCGATCCGGATCAGAGTAATGGGTATGGAGCACCATCACACGCTTACGTGTATGGAACAACTGGCAGCCATGTATAGAAAGCAAGGGCGATTGGTGGAGTCCGAGGATTTGGAGACGCAAGTTACGGACGCTCGAAATAAGGCGATGTCGTAA
- a CDS encoding Zn(2)-C6 fungal-type DNA-binding domain-containing protein (similar to Metarhizium robertsii ARSEF 23 XP_011410859.1) encodes MLRSKFHQTLISHFAPLCYYTLGQMSSQGSQIVRAPSEEAITGIKSVFLAGTTTTVDNVDWREKLSASLSEHPITIFNPNRPDWDSTWREDISFAPYREQVLWELDKQVQADLVVVYFHPATVAPISLLEFGLSAQVPGKVIAIAPKGYSKRGNVQIVCQKFGIEFLDNIDELHGVIVNKLHLHR; translated from the coding sequence ATGTTGCGATCCAAATTTCATCAGACGCTCATCTCACACTTTGCACCACTCTGTTACTACACCCTTGGCCAAATGAGTTCCCAGGGAAGCCAGATCGTACGGGCACCTTCGGAGGAGGCGATAACAGGCATCAAATCCGTCTTCCTCGCAGGTACCACAACTACagtcgacaatgtcgacTGGCGCGAAAAACTATCTGCCTCGCTTTCCGAGCACCCGATAACTATTTTCAATCCCAACCGCCCAGACTGGGACAGCACATGGCGTGAGGACATTAGTTTTGCTCCATATCGTGAGCAAGTCCTGTGGGAGCTCGACAAACAAGTCCAGGCCGACCTTGTTGTGGTTTACTTCCACCCAGCTACGGTGGCTCCGATAAGCCTTCTGGAATTCGGGCTTTCTGCACAGGTACCAGGCAAAGTTATCGCCATAGCTCCGAAGGGATATTCGAAGAGGGGCAACGTGCAAATAGTTTGCCAAAAGTTCGGGATCGAATTCCTGGATAATATCGACGAGTTACATGGGGTTATCGTCAATAAGCTACATTTGCATCGATGA